A genomic window from Silene latifolia isolate original U9 population chromosome Y, ASM4854445v1, whole genome shotgun sequence includes:
- the LOC141629934 gene encoding F-box/FBD/LRR-repeat protein At5g22700-like produces MEIGVELGNHSVDRLSSLPDDVLIEIISFLPLRLAIVTGSLSRRWCGLWTKVTSINIKLPDFKNFPDFMSHITSPSIYRFFVKCAVEVDDSISCSLLNFWFRQACDRNVLGASIELYFVYNLRLHDDGQINLPNLKRLRFTRYRVDLKLLGTLIEACPSLEDLSLIDFLFMSTPERDIKVFNRNLRRLVIDTGCIEDRRFAVVINAPKLEQLVCHTVKSAIFSFEVKPSALCEVKIDFINHNVRLQSRDEKKVMSEFYQAISNVSSLTLDDYVLHKVSSTVFCNVTRCTLIMKKWYKIKTVPSLLKLCPLLDVLTLKVDWDRHITEERKTGKPNRKRTSRRVIKRLEIAYCTTYCKPAKSFLKLVEYLLSDLSGAIDLEHLYFRAVSPKFFTDEVRERMESNLCKLICEMESNLCKLICECPMASSGCKVEFEGMFHKYVSRSNQG; encoded by the exons ATGGAGATTGGCGTTGAACTTGGTAATCATAGCGTCGATAGGTTGAGTTCCCTCCCCGACGACGTTCTTATCGAAATCATCTCCTTCCTTCCTCTTCGATTAGCCATCGTTACGGGGTCATTATCCCGTCGATGGTGTGGTCTTTGGACTAAAGTAACCTCTATAAATATAAAACTCCCTGATTTCAAGAATTTTCCTGACTTCATGTCACATATTACCTCACCGTCAATCTACCGTTTCTTCGTCAAATGTGCGGTTGAAGTTGACGACTCAATCTCGTGCTCTCTTTTGAATTTTTGGTTTCGACAAGCTTGTGACCGCAACGTCC TCGGCGCGTCAATTGAGTTATACTTCGTATATAATTTGCGATTGCACGATGATGGACAAATCAATCTTCCTAATTTGAAGAGATTACGATTTACACGCTATCGTGTTGATTTGAAGTTGTTGGGAACGTTAATCGAGGCTTGTCCATCTCTCGAAGATTTGTCTTTAATAGATTTCTTGTTTATGTCGACACCGGAACGTGACATTAAGGTTTTCAATCGAAATTTACGACGGCTAGTTATCGACACAGGTTGTATCGAAGATAGACGTTTTGCAGTTGTGATTAATGCCCCAAAGTTAGAGCAGTTGGTTTGCCATACTGTAAAATCCGCCATCTTTAGTTTCGAAGTTAAACCTTCAGCGTTGTGTGAAGTAAAAATCGACTTCATCAACCACAACGTTAGACTACAAAGCCGGGATGAAAAGAAAGTAATGTCAGAGTTTTATCAGGCAATTAGTAATGTAAGTTCCCTCACACTTGATGATTATGTACTTCATAAGGTGTCATCGACCGTGTTTTGCAACGTAACTCGATGTACACTAATTATGAAAAAATGGTATAAGATCAAGACCGTGCCTTCATTATTAAAGTTGTGCCCTTTGTTAGATGTTCTGACCCTAAAAGTCGATTGGGATAGACATATCACGGAAGAGAGGAAAACCGGGAAGCCTAACCGTAAAAGAACCTCACGACGAGTAATCAAGAGACTGGAGATAGCCTACTGTACGACTTATTGCAAGCCTGCGAAATCATTCTTAAAACTAGTAGAGTACTTGTTAAGTGATTTAAGTGGTGCCATAGATTTGGAGCACTTGTATTTTAGGGCAGTTAGTCCGAAATTTTTCACAGACGAAGTTCGAGAAAGGATGGAATCGAATTTGTGCAAGCTAATATGCGAGATGGAATCGAATTTGTGCAAGCTAATATGCGAGTGTCCTATGGCATCAAGTGGGTGTAAGGTTGAATTTGAAGGGATGTTTCACAAATATGTTTCAAGATCGAATCAAGGTTGA